The following coding sequences are from one Thermostaphylospora chromogena window:
- the sucB gene encoding 2-oxoglutarate dehydrogenase, E2 component, dihydrolipoamide succinyltransferase has product MPVSVTMPQLGESVTEGTVTRWLKKEGDRVEADEPLLEVSTDKVDTEIPSPTSGVLTRIVVAEDETVEVGAELAVIDQNGAAAAAPAEQAAPQQPQEAPQPEPQPEPQPQPVAEQPPAPPSPPPAPPAPQPAYTQAPPPPPPAPQPQPQAPAPQPQAEPTPLPTTGETPYVTPLVRKLAAEHGVDLNTLTGTGVGGRIRKQDVLEAARIKREQAAKAAQAQQAPAAPQQQAPAADQPAPAPAPEPVKVDTTLRGRTEKMSRLRQTIAKRTLESLQTSAQLTTVVEVDVTKIARLRERAKDEFLRREGVKLTFLPFFALATVEALKQHPKLNAVINNETMEVTYHDVEHLGIAVDAEKGLAAVTIRNAGDLNIAGLARKIDDLADRFRNNKVSPDELVGATFTLTNTGSRGALFDTPILFQPQVGILGTGKVVKRPVVVDDPELGEVIAVRSMVYLALTYDHRLIDGADAARFLTTIKNRLEEGRFEHQLGLHS; this is encoded by the coding sequence ATGCCGGTCTCCGTAACAATGCCCCAGCTCGGCGAGAGCGTCACCGAGGGCACGGTCACCCGATGGCTCAAGAAGGAAGGCGACCGCGTCGAGGCGGACGAGCCGCTCCTCGAGGTGTCCACCGACAAGGTGGACACCGAGATCCCCTCGCCCACCAGCGGGGTTCTGACCAGGATCGTCGTCGCCGAGGACGAGACGGTCGAGGTGGGTGCCGAGCTGGCCGTGATCGATCAGAACGGTGCCGCGGCGGCCGCGCCCGCCGAGCAGGCCGCGCCGCAGCAGCCGCAGGAGGCGCCGCAGCCCGAGCCTCAGCCCGAGCCGCAGCCGCAGCCCGTGGCCGAGCAGCCGCCCGCGCCGCCCTCCCCGCCGCCGGCGCCTCCGGCGCCGCAGCCCGCGTACACGCAGGCTCCGCCGCCTCCGCCTCCGGCGCCGCAGCCCCAGCCGCAGGCTCCGGCCCCGCAGCCGCAGGCCGAGCCGACGCCGCTGCCCACGACGGGTGAGACGCCGTACGTCACGCCGCTGGTCCGCAAGCTCGCCGCCGAGCACGGCGTCGACCTCAACACGCTGACCGGCACCGGCGTCGGCGGACGCATCCGCAAGCAGGACGTGCTGGAGGCCGCGCGCATCAAGCGCGAGCAGGCCGCCAAGGCCGCCCAGGCCCAGCAGGCGCCGGCCGCGCCGCAGCAGCAGGCTCCCGCGGCGGACCAGCCCGCTCCGGCTCCCGCGCCGGAGCCGGTCAAGGTGGACACCACCCTGCGCGGGCGCACGGAGAAGATGTCGCGGCTGCGGCAGACCATCGCCAAGCGCACGCTCGAGTCGCTGCAGACCTCCGCTCAGCTCACCACGGTGGTCGAGGTCGACGTCACCAAGATCGCCCGCCTGCGGGAGCGCGCCAAGGACGAGTTCCTGCGCCGCGAGGGCGTCAAGCTGACGTTCCTGCCGTTCTTCGCCCTGGCCACGGTCGAGGCGCTGAAGCAGCACCCGAAGCTCAACGCGGTGATCAACAACGAGACGATGGAGGTCACCTACCACGACGTCGAGCACCTCGGGATCGCCGTCGACGCGGAGAAGGGCCTGGCTGCGGTCACCATCCGGAACGCCGGCGACCTCAACATCGCCGGTCTGGCCCGGAAGATCGACGACCTCGCCGACCGCTTCCGCAACAACAAGGTGAGCCCGGACGAGCTGGTGGGCGCGACCTTCACGCTGACCAACACCGGCAGCCGCGGCGCGCTGTTCGACACGCCGATCCTGTTCCAGCCGCAGGTGGGCATCCTCGGCACCGGCAAGGTGGTCAAGCGCCCGGTGGTGGTCGACGATCCGGAGCTGGGCGAGGTGATCGCCGTCCGGTCGATGGTCTACCTGGCGCTGACCTACGACCACCGGCTCATCGACGGCGCCGACGCCGCCCGCTTCCTCACCACGATCAAGAACCGTCTGGAGGAGGGCCGCTTCGAGCACCAGCTCGGCCTGCACTCCTGA
- a CDS encoding aldo/keto reductase family protein → MEFRHLGRSGLMVSEISYGNWITHGSQVEEDAAKACVHAALDEGITTFDTADVYAGTKAEEVLGRALKGVRRESVEIFTKVYWPTGKGPNDRGLSRKHIMESIHGSLRRLQTDYVDLYQAHRFDYETPLEETLRAFDDLVRQGKVLYVGVSEWTADQIAQALKIADEMGFDRLVSNQPQYSMLWRVIEAEVVPLCQKEGVGQIVWSPIAQGVLTGKYLPGQPPPPSSRATDPSGSGFISRFLENQELLARVQDLKPIASDLGLSMAQLAVAWVLQNPNVSSAIIGASRPEQVRDNVKASGVRLSDDVMRAIDEVIGEFAERDPAKTQSPPKRP, encoded by the coding sequence ATGGAATTCCGCCATCTCGGCCGCAGCGGCCTCATGGTCAGCGAGATCAGCTACGGAAACTGGATCACCCACGGCTCTCAGGTCGAGGAGGACGCCGCGAAGGCGTGCGTGCACGCGGCGCTCGACGAGGGGATCACGACGTTCGACACGGCCGACGTCTACGCCGGCACCAAGGCCGAGGAGGTCCTCGGACGCGCGCTGAAGGGCGTGCGCCGCGAGTCGGTGGAGATCTTCACCAAGGTCTACTGGCCCACCGGGAAGGGCCCCAACGACCGCGGCCTGTCCCGTAAGCACATCATGGAGTCGATCCACGGCTCCCTGCGTCGTCTGCAGACCGACTACGTCGACCTCTACCAGGCCCACCGCTTCGACTACGAGACGCCGCTCGAGGAGACCCTGAGGGCCTTCGACGACCTGGTGCGCCAGGGCAAGGTGCTCTACGTCGGCGTCAGCGAGTGGACCGCCGACCAGATCGCCCAGGCTCTCAAGATCGCCGATGAGATGGGCTTCGACCGCCTGGTCTCCAACCAGCCGCAGTACTCGATGCTGTGGCGGGTCATCGAGGCCGAGGTCGTTCCCCTGTGCCAGAAGGAGGGCGTGGGGCAGATCGTCTGGTCGCCCATCGCCCAGGGCGTGCTCACCGGCAAGTACCTGCCGGGGCAGCCTCCGCCGCCGTCCTCCCGGGCCACCGACCCCTCCGGCTCGGGCTTCATCTCGCGCTTCCTGGAGAACCAGGAACTGCTGGCCCGCGTCCAGGATCTGAAGCCCATCGCCTCCGACCTGGGCCTGTCCATGGCGCAGCTCGCCGTCGCGTGGGTGCTGCAGAACCCGAACGTCTCCTCGGCGATCATCGGCGCCTCCCGCCCCGAGCAGGTCCGGGACAACGTCAAGGCCAGCGGCGTACGGCTGAGCGACGACGTGATGCGCGCCATCGACGAGGTGATCGGCGAGTTCGCCGAGCGCGACCCCGCCAAGACGCAGAGCCCGCCCAAGCGGCCGTGA
- a CDS encoding adenosylcobinamide-GDP ribazoletransferase translates to MSASDGLRLAVSLLSVVPAHPRRVDRRTAGLAMILAPVVGAGLGLAAAAVMAGTRWLGEAGPLPAVLAVAALALLTRGLHLDGLADLADGLGSGKPASGALEVMRRSDIGPFGVVTLVFTVLVQVAALTSAGTPLALVTACATGRLALTWACREGVPAARPDGLGATVAGTVRRGAALAVTALVLVAAALGGLAEPRLAAVLPAAVLAGLAAAWGVRRHAVRRLGGVTGDVLGALVEISVTAALLVCALAR, encoded by the coding sequence ATGTCGGCGTCCGACGGCCTGCGACTGGCCGTGAGCCTGCTCAGCGTCGTCCCCGCCCATCCGCGGCGGGTGGATCGGCGTACGGCGGGCCTGGCGATGATCCTGGCCCCGGTCGTGGGGGCCGGGCTCGGGCTGGCCGCCGCGGCCGTCATGGCGGGGACGCGGTGGCTGGGCGAGGCCGGCCCGCTGCCCGCGGTGCTCGCCGTGGCCGCGCTCGCGCTGCTCACCCGCGGCCTGCACCTGGACGGCCTGGCCGACCTCGCCGACGGACTGGGCAGCGGCAAGCCCGCCTCGGGCGCGCTGGAGGTCATGCGCCGCTCCGACATCGGCCCCTTCGGCGTGGTGACGCTGGTGTTCACCGTGCTCGTCCAGGTCGCCGCGCTGACCTCCGCGGGAACGCCGCTCGCGCTCGTGACGGCGTGCGCGACCGGCCGCCTCGCCCTCACCTGGGCCTGCCGCGAGGGCGTCCCCGCGGCCCGGCCGGACGGGCTGGGCGCGACGGTCGCCGGCACCGTGCGCCGGGGCGCGGCCCTCGCCGTCACCGCCCTCGTCCTCGTCGCCGCCGCGCTGGGCGGCCTGGCCGAGCCGCGGCTCGCCGCGGTGCTCCCCGCGGCGGTGCTGGCGGGCCTGGCCGCCGCGTGGGGCGTGCGTAGGCACGCCGTGCGGCGGCTGGGGGGCGTGACCGGCGACGTCCTGGGCGCGCTCGTGGAGATCTCCGTAACCGCCGCCCTGCTCGTGTGCGCGCTGGCGCGGTGA
- the lpdA gene encoding dihydrolipoyl dehydrogenase: MAEGSDRYDVVVLGGGSGGYACALRAAELGKRVALIEKDKIGGTCLHRGCIPTKTFLHAAEVADEAREAASVGVKATFEGIDMAGVHAFRDKIVNRAWKGVQGLLKGRGVTVVSGEGRLAGPGRVAVGSQVFEGETVVLATGSAPKSLPGLDIDGERVITSDHALRLDRVPGSVVVLGGGVIGVEFASLWRSFGAEVTIVEALPHLLPLEEESSSKALERAFRRRGIKYELGARFEGVKTTDTGVIVTLEGGKTVEAELLLVAVGRAPVTAGLGYEEAGVRLDRGAVVVDEYCRTSVPGVYAVGDLLPTPQLAHAGFAEGILVAEHLAGLSPAPIDYDGVPRIAYCDPEVASVGITSRTARERGLETVEATYDLAGNPKSQILQTQGSVKIISEKDGPVLGVHMVGRRVGELVTEGQLIYNWEALPAEVAQLIHAHPTQSEAVGEAMLALAGKPLHVHN; this comes from the coding sequence GTGGCTGAGGGCAGCGACCGGTACGACGTGGTCGTACTGGGTGGCGGTAGCGGCGGCTACGCCTGCGCACTGCGGGCGGCCGAACTGGGCAAGCGGGTCGCGCTGATCGAGAAGGACAAGATCGGCGGAACCTGTCTGCACCGCGGGTGCATCCCCACCAAGACGTTCCTGCACGCGGCGGAGGTCGCCGACGAGGCGCGCGAGGCCGCCAGCGTGGGCGTCAAGGCGACCTTCGAGGGCATCGACATGGCCGGGGTGCACGCCTTCCGCGACAAGATCGTCAACCGCGCGTGGAAGGGCGTCCAAGGGCTGCTCAAGGGCAGGGGGGTCACCGTCGTCTCGGGTGAGGGACGGCTGGCCGGACCCGGCCGGGTCGCCGTGGGGTCGCAGGTCTTCGAGGGTGAGACCGTCGTGCTCGCCACCGGCTCCGCGCCCAAGTCGCTGCCCGGTCTGGACATCGATGGCGAGCGGGTGATCACCAGCGATCACGCGCTCCGGCTCGACCGGGTGCCCGGCTCCGTCGTCGTGCTGGGCGGCGGTGTGATCGGCGTGGAGTTCGCCAGCCTGTGGCGCTCCTTCGGAGCCGAAGTGACCATCGTGGAGGCGCTGCCCCATCTGCTGCCGCTGGAGGAGGAATCCAGCTCCAAGGCGCTGGAGCGGGCTTTCCGCCGCCGCGGTATCAAATACGAACTCGGCGCCCGCTTCGAGGGGGTCAAGACCACCGACACCGGCGTGATCGTCACGCTGGAGGGCGGCAAGACCGTCGAGGCGGAGCTGCTGCTGGTCGCGGTCGGGCGCGCCCCGGTCACCGCCGGCCTCGGCTACGAGGAGGCGGGCGTGCGGCTGGACCGCGGCGCCGTCGTGGTGGACGAGTACTGCCGCACGAGCGTGCCGGGCGTCTACGCGGTGGGCGACCTGCTGCCCACCCCGCAGCTCGCCCACGCCGGTTTCGCGGAGGGCATCCTCGTCGCCGAGCACCTCGCCGGGCTGTCCCCGGCGCCCATCGACTACGACGGCGTGCCGAGAATCGCCTACTGTGACCCGGAGGTCGCCTCGGTCGGCATCACTTCACGCACCGCGCGGGAGCGCGGTCTGGAGACAGTGGAGGCGACCTACGACCTCGCGGGCAATCCGAAGAGCCAGATCCTGCAGACGCAGGGATCGGTCAAGATCATATCCGAGAAGGACGGCCCGGTCCTCGGGGTGCACATGGTGGGCCGTCGCGTCGGCGAGCTGGTGACAGAGGGGCAGCTCATCTACAACTGGGAGGCCCTGCCCGCCGAGGTGGCGCAGCTCATTCACGCGCATCCCACCCAGTCCGAGGCCGTCGGCGAGGCGATGCTGGCCCTGGCCGGCAAGCCATTGCACGTGCACAACTAA
- a CDS encoding DUF3043 domain-containing protein, with the protein MFRRRTQQAVDDSPVPSNDPKPQGKGRPTPKRRDAEGRRRRPVTAPANRKEAYRLQRERLAAERARAREGMLRGEERYLPIRDRGPVRKFARDWVDSRRIVSEYFLPFSVVILLATWIPLPPEPRAVVYTLVLGVGWPIMMASVLLSSVWVAWKVKKLAAEKFPGESLRGVGFYAAMRALQIRKLRFPPPRFLPGGKPVPPPGKSKSGAASSKK; encoded by the coding sequence GTGTTCCGACGTCGCACCCAACAGGCAGTAGACGACTCCCCCGTCCCCTCCAACGATCCTAAGCCCCAAGGCAAGGGCCGTCCCACCCCCAAACGCCGCGACGCCGAGGGCAGGAGACGCCGCCCGGTGACCGCGCCCGCCAACCGGAAGGAGGCCTACCGCCTCCAGCGCGAGCGCCTGGCGGCCGAGCGCGCCCGCGCGCGCGAGGGCATGCTGCGGGGTGAGGAGCGCTACCTGCCCATCCGCGACCGCGGCCCCGTGCGCAAGTTCGCCCGCGACTGGGTGGACTCCCGGCGCATCGTCAGCGAGTACTTCCTGCCGTTCTCGGTGGTGATCCTGCTCGCGACGTGGATCCCGCTCCCGCCCGAGCCCCGCGCCGTCGTCTACACCCTGGTGCTCGGGGTCGGCTGGCCGATCATGATGGCGAGCGTGCTGCTCAGCTCCGTCTGGGTGGCGTGGAAGGTGAAGAAGCTGGCGGCCGAGAAGTTCCCCGGCGAGTCCCTGCGCGGGGTCGGCTTCTACGCCGCCATGCGCGCCCTGCAGATCCGCAAGCTGCGCTTCCCCCCGCCGCGCTTCCTGCCCGGAGGCAAACCGGTTCCGCCCCCGGGCAAGTCCAAGAGCGGGGCCGCTTCAAGCAAGAAGTAG
- a CDS encoding bifunctional adenosylcobinamide kinase/adenosylcobinamide-phosphate guanylyltransferase → MKVVLHGTASPLGWPAPGCGCASCGRMPAGRRRPLRATVDGVVRLPLAGAPPAPYRAARTPHGLELTGPDGCRLLLADPAQAGDAPVSGPCDILLIDVLAAPHRLGALRAAGTVTDATRMVAVGVDHRVSSEAELARRLSWWGVLDVADGGVVDTADPAPPPPPAPRRTLILGGSRSGKSAEAELRLAAEPRVVYVATGPSGGDDPEWRARVRAHRERRPAHWSTVESTDLEGLLGRSRDPLLVDGVGTWLAAVFDECGAWEGGDRGGVEERCARLVAAWRDTRTRVVAVSDEVGLGVVPVTAAGRAFRDALGRLNQRLAEESEQAVLVVAGRSLPLPL, encoded by the coding sequence GTGAAGGTGGTCCTCCATGGAACGGCGTCCCCGCTCGGCTGGCCCGCGCCCGGATGCGGCTGCGCCTCGTGCGGCCGGATGCCGGCGGGCCGCCGGCGCCCGCTGCGCGCGACGGTCGACGGCGTCGTACGGCTCCCGCTCGCCGGCGCCCCGCCGGCGCCGTACCGGGCGGCGCGCACGCCGCACGGCCTGGAGCTGACCGGTCCGGACGGGTGCCGCCTGCTGCTCGCCGATCCCGCCCAGGCCGGGGACGCGCCGGTGTCCGGTCCGTGCGACATCCTGCTGATCGACGTGCTCGCCGCGCCGCACCGTCTCGGCGCGCTGCGCGCCGCGGGCACGGTCACCGACGCGACGCGGATGGTCGCCGTGGGCGTGGATCACCGGGTGTCCTCAGAGGCCGAGCTGGCCCGGCGGCTGTCCTGGTGGGGTGTGCTCGACGTGGCCGACGGAGGGGTCGTGGACACCGCCGACCCCGCGCCGCCGCCGCCGCCCGCGCCGCGCCGCACGCTGATCCTGGGCGGGTCGCGGTCCGGCAAGTCGGCAGAGGCCGAGCTGCGGCTGGCCGCCGAGCCGCGCGTCGTCTACGTCGCGACCGGGCCCTCCGGCGGCGACGACCCCGAGTGGCGCGCCCGGGTGCGCGCCCATCGCGAGCGCCGCCCCGCGCACTGGTCCACCGTGGAGAGCACCGACCTGGAAGGACTGCTCGGCCGCTCCCGCGACCCCCTGCTGGTGGACGGCGTCGGCACCTGGCTGGCGGCGGTCTTCGACGAGTGCGGCGCCTGGGAGGGGGGCGACCGCGGCGGTGTCGAGGAGCGGTGCGCGCGGCTGGTGGCGGCCTGGCGCGACACCCGCACGCGGGTCGTCGCGGTGTCGGACGAGGTGGGGCTCGGGGTCGTCCCCGTGACCGCCGCCGGACGCGCCTTCCGGGACGCCCTGGGACGGCTCAACCAGCGTCTGGCGGAGGAGTCCGAGCAGGCCGTGCTCGTCGTCGCCGGACGCTCCCTGCCGCTGCCGCTGTGA
- a CDS encoding leucyl aminopeptidase — protein MTTVRLDTNDVASLDTGALIVGVHSSPDGPRPAPGAESVDDALDGKLVSALTATGVKGKAGEITKIPTFGALSAPLLVAVGLGDAPDGDYDLETLRRAAGAAVRSLAGTERAALALPAATAEQAGAVALGGLLGAYAFTRYRTSGQEPAPVAELTVHSAAEGAQAALDRATVLADSVTLVRDLVNTPPSDLWPARFAEIAQEVAGSAGLAVEVLDEKALREGGYGGIVAVGQGSANPPRLVRLSYTHPEAAKTLAFVGKGITFDSGGLSLKPTTSMDWMKSDMGGAGAVLGAMLGIARLGLRVNAVGYLCLAENMPSGTAQRPSDVFTSYSGKTVEVVDTDAEGRLVLIDGIARAAEDDPDLIVDVATLTGAQIVALGWRTAGVMANDDALREEIVEIARAQGEGAWGMPLPEELRKGLDSAVADIANLQPERWGSMLAAGIFLREFVPEGVRWAHIDMAGPAFNKGEPHGYTPKGGTGAITRTLIGVAERHAS, from the coding sequence GTGACCACTGTGCGGCTTGACACCAACGACGTTGCCTCGCTCGACACCGGCGCTCTGATCGTCGGCGTGCATTCCAGTCCGGACGGTCCCCGCCCCGCACCGGGGGCTGAAAGCGTCGACGACGCCCTGGACGGAAAGCTCGTCTCCGCTCTCACCGCGACGGGTGTCAAGGGCAAGGCCGGAGAGATAACCAAGATTCCCACCTTCGGCGCGCTGTCCGCGCCGCTCCTCGTCGCCGTGGGGCTCGGTGACGCCCCCGACGGCGACTACGACCTGGAGACCCTGCGCCGGGCCGCCGGAGCGGCCGTGCGCTCCCTGGCCGGCACCGAGCGGGCCGCGCTGGCGCTGCCCGCCGCCACCGCCGAGCAGGCGGGCGCGGTCGCGCTCGGCGGGCTGCTCGGCGCCTACGCCTTCACCCGCTACCGCACCTCGGGTCAGGAACCCGCGCCGGTCGCCGAGCTGACCGTGCACAGCGCCGCCGAGGGCGCGCAGGCCGCGCTCGACCGCGCGACCGTGCTGGCCGACTCGGTCACCCTGGTGCGCGACCTGGTGAACACCCCGCCGTCCGACCTGTGGCCGGCCCGCTTCGCCGAGATCGCCCAGGAGGTCGCGGGGTCGGCCGGCCTGGCGGTGGAGGTCCTGGACGAGAAGGCGCTGCGCGAGGGCGGCTACGGCGGCATCGTGGCCGTCGGCCAGGGTTCGGCGAACCCGCCGCGCCTGGTCCGGCTGTCCTACACCCACCCGGAGGCGGCCAAGACCCTCGCCTTCGTCGGCAAGGGGATCACCTTCGACTCCGGTGGCCTGTCGCTCAAGCCCACCACCTCCATGGACTGGATGAAGTCCGACATGGGCGGTGCGGGAGCGGTGCTCGGCGCGATGCTCGGCATCGCGCGGCTGGGCCTGCGGGTGAACGCGGTCGGCTACCTGTGCCTGGCGGAGAACATGCCGAGCGGCACCGCCCAGCGCCCCTCCGACGTGTTCACCAGCTACAGCGGTAAGACCGTCGAGGTCGTGGACACCGACGCCGAGGGGCGGCTGGTCCTGATCGACGGCATCGCCCGCGCGGCGGAGGACGATCCGGATCTGATCGTGGACGTCGCCACCCTCACCGGCGCCCAGATCGTCGCGCTGGGCTGGCGCACGGCCGGTGTGATGGCCAACGACGACGCCCTGCGCGAGGAGATCGTGGAGATCGCCCGCGCCCAGGGCGAGGGCGCCTGGGGCATGCCGCTGCCGGAGGAGCTGCGCAAGGGCCTGGACTCCGCGGTCGCCGACATCGCCAACCTCCAGCCCGAGAGGTGGGGCAGCATGCTCGCCGCCGGGATCTTCCTGCGGGAGTTCGTTCCGGAGGGCGTCCGCTGGGCACACATCGACATGGCGGGCCCCGCCTTCAACAAGGGCGAGCCGCACGGTTACACCCCGAAGGGGGGCACGGGCGCCATCACCCGTACCCTCATCGGCGTCGCCGAACGCCACGCCTCCTGA
- the lipB gene encoding lipoyl(octanoyl) transferase LipB — translation MRNIPHPSRGEPLAVIRLGVDVPYEQAWSLQRRVHGLRVDGKAPDCCLMLEHAPVYTAGRRTRPDERPADGTPVVETDRGGRMTWHGPGQLVGYPIVKLTPPRDAAAYVRLLETALIAVCADFGVAAGRVPGRWGVWALGDPRDGRPARMLAAIGIRVSRGVTMHGFSLNCANDLRWYDRIVPCGVPGTQVSSLSAETGRRIVVDEVMPVAEKRLAEALGAEPFDMHEEDLLGGDLLRPRWTPPPRLLPDLSGVTGAVRRISGGA, via the coding sequence ATGCGTAACATTCCCCACCCTTCCCGGGGCGAGCCGCTGGCCGTCATCCGTCTGGGTGTCGACGTCCCGTACGAGCAGGCCTGGTCCCTCCAGCGGCGGGTGCACGGGCTGCGGGTGGACGGCAAGGCGCCCGACTGCTGCCTGATGCTGGAGCACGCCCCCGTCTACACGGCGGGCAGGCGCACCCGTCCCGACGAGCGGCCCGCCGACGGAACGCCCGTCGTCGAGACCGACCGCGGCGGCCGGATGACCTGGCACGGACCCGGCCAGCTCGTGGGGTACCCGATCGTCAAGCTGACGCCCCCGCGGGACGCCGCCGCGTACGTGCGGCTGCTGGAGACCGCCCTGATCGCCGTGTGCGCCGACTTCGGCGTCGCCGCGGGCCGGGTGCCCGGCCGGTGGGGCGTCTGGGCGCTCGGCGACCCCAGGGACGGCCGGCCCGCCCGCATGCTGGCCGCGATCGGCATCCGCGTCTCGCGCGGGGTGACGATGCACGGCTTCTCCCTCAACTGCGCCAACGACCTGCGCTGGTACGACCGGATCGTGCCGTGCGGCGTGCCCGGCACCCAGGTGTCGTCCCTGTCGGCGGAGACCGGCCGCAGGATCGTGGTGGACGAGGTCATGCCGGTGGCGGAGAAGCGGCTGGCCGAGGCGCTCGGGGCCGAGCCGTTCGACATGCACGAGGAGGATCTGCTGGGCGGCGACCTGCTGCGTCCCCGGTGGACGCCGCCGCCCCGGCTGCTGCCGGACCTGAGCGGGGTGACGGGTGCCGTCCGCAGGATTTCGGGCGGCGCGTAA
- a CDS encoding peptidase E, with amino-acid sequence MSKSGQSHIIAIGGGSFRPSPRHGNLEASALLRYVLSLTGQKRPKLGLVATAVGDDANWLFKASNALRDLGAEVEHLALFPMPNVPDPREWILSRDAIYVSGGSVANLMALWRLHGLDKAFAEAWRQGVVLSGQSAGALCWHVGGNTDSFGPQLRPWSDGLGLLPYSCGVHYNSEPQRRPLLHRSIAEGRLPDGYAADEGVALHYVGTEFIGAVSVDPEGAAYRVERDGTQGVKEHRIEPRLLNP; translated from the coding sequence GTGAGCAAGTCCGGCCAGTCCCACATCATTGCCATAGGTGGCGGTTCCTTCCGTCCGTCTCCCCGGCACGGGAACCTGGAGGCGTCGGCCCTGCTCCGGTACGTCCTGAGCCTGACGGGGCAGAAGCGGCCGAAGCTGGGGCTGGTGGCGACGGCCGTGGGCGACGACGCGAACTGGCTGTTCAAGGCGTCCAACGCGCTGCGCGACCTCGGCGCCGAGGTGGAGCATCTGGCGCTGTTCCCGATGCCGAACGTCCCCGACCCCCGTGAGTGGATCCTGTCGCGGGACGCGATCTACGTCAGCGGCGGCAGCGTCGCCAACCTCATGGCGCTGTGGCGGCTGCACGGCCTGGACAAGGCGTTCGCCGAGGCGTGGCGGCAGGGCGTGGTGCTGTCCGGGCAGAGCGCGGGAGCGCTGTGCTGGCACGTGGGCGGCAACACCGACTCCTTCGGCCCGCAGCTGCGGCCGTGGAGCGACGGCCTGGGCCTGCTGCCGTACTCGTGCGGGGTGCACTACAACTCCGAGCCGCAGCGCCGCCCGCTGCTGCACCGGTCGATCGCCGAGGGGAGGCTGCCGGACGGCTACGCCGCCGACGAGGGGGTGGCGCTGCACTATGTCGGCACCGAGTTCATCGGGGCGGTCAGCGTCGACCCGGAGGGCGCGGCCTATCGCGTGGAACGGGACGGCACGCAAGGCGTCAAGGAACACCGTATCGAGCCCCGCCTGCTCAACCCGTGA
- a CDS encoding TIGR01777 family oxidoreductase produces MTVVVTGASGLLGGALVRALRADGERVVRLVRRAPVRDDESFWNPTRDLVDPAALEGARVVVHLAGAGIGDRRWTAAYKREIERSRLDGTRTLAEALAALDRRPEVLLSASGIHYYGDTGDRVVDESAPRGAGFLPDLVARWEAAAEPAARAGIRVVFLRTSQVLSGEGGSLARMIPIFRMGLGAPLGSGRQYWSWISIDDWVAAVRHVMRTPELSGPVNLTSPEPVTNAVFTRALGRALRRPIMPVPVPSFALRAALGEFAREGILGGPRAVPARLLGTGYAFRHKGLDAALAAVL; encoded by the coding sequence GTGACGGTCGTGGTGACGGGAGCCTCGGGGCTGCTGGGCGGCGCTCTGGTGCGCGCGCTGCGCGCCGACGGCGAGCGGGTGGTCCGGCTCGTGCGGCGCGCCCCCGTCCGCGACGACGAGTCGTTCTGGAATCCCACGCGGGATCTGGTCGATCCCGCCGCCCTGGAGGGGGCGCGCGTGGTCGTCCATCTGGCCGGGGCGGGCATCGGCGACCGGCGCTGGACGGCGGCGTACAAGCGGGAGATCGAACGCAGCCGGCTGGACGGCACCCGCACGCTCGCCGAGGCGCTGGCCGCGCTGGACCGGCGGCCCGAGGTGCTGCTGTCGGCGTCGGGCATCCACTACTACGGTGACACGGGCGACCGGGTGGTGGACGAGTCGGCGCCGCGGGGGGCGGGGTTCCTTCCCGATCTGGTGGCCCGCTGGGAGGCCGCCGCGGAGCCCGCCGCGCGAGCGGGGATCCGCGTCGTCTTCCTGCGCACTTCGCAGGTGCTGAGCGGTGAGGGCGGCTCCCTGGCCCGCATGATCCCGATCTTCCGCATGGGACTGGGCGCGCCGCTGGGTTCGGGGCGGCAGTACTGGTCGTGGATCTCGATCGACGACTGGGTGGCCGCGGTCCGGCACGTCATGCGCACGCCGGAGCTGTCCGGTCCGGTGAACCTCACCTCTCCCGAGCCGGTCACCAACGCCGTCTTCACCCGCGCGCTGGGCAGGGCTCTGCGCCGTCCGATCATGCCGGTGCCCGTGCCGTCGTTCGCGCTGCGCGCCGCGCTCGGCGAGTTCGCCCGGGAGGGGATACTGGGCGGGCCGCGGGCGGTTCCGGCCCGTCTGCTCGGCACCGGCTACGCTTTCCGGCATAAAGGGCTCGACGCGGCGCTGGCCGCCGTACTTTAG